The Bacteroidota bacterium genome contains a region encoding:
- a CDS encoding T9SS type A sorting domain-containing protein yields the protein MKKLFFTLAVIISLPFGKGWGWVSFSQSVYCRPFNLGGCVNHAGQWKMLEDSATVFKAMQDSFAVKPTMLVQVIQRIDTPYYNAWVPYINHMKQITPNIFFGIGDATDTLTNTSVYNHRIAMLTKFINNTKCLALENFTQTVRQTNNDTIILQYLTDMHNLGFQHIMATDYQPRSNFQPWPYIDAIMVPVNKHTLQLNISKMDTDQLYQPNAQIILNYENPNGEKKLDSLTNAAAVNIMTEVADSQNLSIPSYKWMPVWSSIYDAYQKGTLKWMAQKLSQIDSCSSAVSVEQLTNEQSLFSISPNPSSGIFQIQAAGGSGSEYKIEIYNLLGEKVFSKIVNSKLETVNLNEVSGIYFYRIVSEEKNIAVGKLIVQQ from the coding sequence ATGAAAAAACTTTTCTTCACTCTCGCTGTAATAATCTCCCTTCCCTTTGGCAAGGGTTGGGGATGGGTTTCTTTTTCTCAATCCGTTTATTGCCGTCCGTTTAATTTAGGCGGATGCGTGAACCATGCCGGGCAGTGGAAAATGCTTGAAGATTCAGCCACTGTATTCAAAGCCATGCAGGATTCTTTTGCCGTAAAACCAACGATGCTCGTTCAAGTAATCCAGCGAATAGATACGCCTTATTACAATGCCTGGGTTCCGTACATTAATCACATGAAACAAATCACGCCCAATATATTTTTCGGAATTGGTGACGCCACCGACACGCTTACCAATACATCCGTTTACAATCATCGCATCGCCATGCTCACAAAATTCATAAACAACACGAAATGCCTGGCGCTTGAAAATTTTACACAGACAGTACGGCAGACAAACAACGATACTATCATTCTCCAGTATCTTACCGACATGCACAATTTAGGATTTCAGCACATCATGGCTACCGATTACCAGCCGCGCAGCAACTTTCAGCCATGGCCATACATTGATGCGATAATGGTGCCTGTTAATAAACATACTTTGCAGTTGAATATTTCTAAAATGGATACTGACCAACTGTATCAACCCAACGCGCAGATAATTTTGAACTACGAAAATCCAAACGGGGAAAAAAAATTGGATTCTCTGACTAATGCTGCTGCCGTAAATATTATGACAGAAGTTGCCGACTCTCAGAATTTGAGTATTCCATCTTATAAATGGATGCCTGTGTGGAGTTCAATTTACGATGCTTATCAGAAAGGAACGCTGAAATGGATGGCGCAAAAACTTTCTCAAATAGATTCCTGCAGCAGTGCGGTTTCCGTGGAGCAACTTACGAATGAACAATCTCTCTTTTCGATTTCACCAAATCCCTCCTCCGGCATTTTTCAAATACAAGCGGCAGGAGGCAGCGGCAGTGAATACAAAATCGAAATTTATAATTTGCTTGGAGAAAAAGTATTTTCTAAAATCGTAAACAGTAAACTTGAAACAGTAAACTTGAACGAAGTGAGCGGAATTTATTTTTATCGAATCGTTTCGGAAGAAAAAAATATTGCTGTCGGGAAATTGATCGTTCAGCAGTAA
- a CDS encoding T9SS type A sorting domain-containing protein: protein MLRNFFLSFFLFPVFCSGQTFYDSTYTHIPDTSTILIPINVSGLPSQINSSFGLSSVCINITHSFDADLVIRLQSPDGSLITLAGGVGMNGQNFLNTCFAMNGSSFIASGTAPFTGTFIPQQSLNIKNNGQNPNGNWILWVSDTYFSDTGSYHNCSITFSVNPPADQPAPPIVCNYCSCQNISDTCDLFPDMTASALCIQQFHTEYTGYITLANATPNVGRGPLEAHGIDSCFCDTVPIPCNAPCAGQLKHIVVQKIYQRHGSDTLSSYNHTAGKMIFHPAHQHLHVDHWSDFSLRVQTSNADATTWPVVGNSTKQSFCLMNDDNCTADSGYCKDSLGNVLTLANIPNSGFGFYSGCGLDQGIYGGYLDIYDEALNDPIILNNICDGTYYIVSITNPEKSFLESDYSNNWAAVPITLTKQNSPSGTASFNYVQNGLQIIFTNTSLTGNTYLWNFGDGNWDTTYSPIHTYSAIGTYTVTLVSLNQCYTLTSQVVALTGINEYSQQGLNLRIYQNPITENSFITYYLPEKTFVKVSISDVLGKEIAVLLNEFQQMELQKYSLKNISLTKGIYFLNLITENRNTSVKFVVIR, encoded by the coding sequence ATGTTAAGAAATTTTTTCCTCTCATTTTTTCTTTTCCCTGTTTTCTGCAGCGGGCAAACTTTTTATGATTCCACTTATACGCACATTCCCGATACTTCCACCATTCTCATTCCCATAAATGTTTCGGGGCTGCCTTCGCAAATAAATTCTTCCTTCGGACTTTCTTCCGTTTGCATAAACATCACTCATTCCTTCGATGCCGATTTGGTAATTCGTCTTCAATCGCCCGATGGAAGTTTAATCACGCTTGCCGGAGGAGTGGGGATGAACGGGCAAAATTTTCTGAACACTTGTTTTGCAATGAACGGTTCATCTTTTATTGCAAGCGGCACGGCTCCTTTCACAGGAACTTTTATTCCGCAGCAATCTTTAAACATAAAGAACAACGGACAAAATCCCAATGGCAACTGGATTCTTTGGGTGAGCGACACATATTTTTCCGATACCGGTTCGTATCATAATTGCAGCATAACTTTTTCAGTAAATCCTCCTGCTGACCAACCCGCTCCTCCGATTGTTTGCAATTATTGTTCTTGTCAAAATATTTCTGATACCTGCGACTTATTTCCTGACATGACAGCTTCCGCGCTTTGCATTCAGCAATTTCATACGGAATATACCGGCTACATCACTCTTGCAAACGCTACTCCGAATGTCGGAAGGGGTCCGTTGGAAGCGCACGGAATTGACAGTTGCTTTTGCGATACGGTTCCCATTCCCTGCAATGCGCCTTGCGCGGGACAGTTGAAACACATAGTGGTTCAGAAAATTTATCAGCGGCACGGAAGCGATACACTTTCTTCATACAACCACACCGCAGGCAAAATGATTTTTCATCCTGCGCACCAGCATTTGCATGTTGACCATTGGAGCGATTTTTCTTTGCGCGTGCAAACTTCAAATGCCGATGCAACTACATGGCCCGTTGTGGGAAATTCCACCAAGCAAAGTTTTTGCCTGATGAACGATGATAACTGCACGGCAGATTCCGGTTATTGCAAAGACAGTTTGGGAAATGTTCTTACACTGGCAAACATTCCGAATTCAGGATTTGGGTTTTACTCCGGCTGCGGGCTTGACCAGGGAATTTATGGCGGCTATCTTGATATTTACGATGAAGCGTTGAACGACCCGATTATTTTGAATAATATTTGCGATGGAACTTATTACATTGTTTCCATTACCAATCCCGAAAAAAGTTTTCTGGAATCGGATTACAGCAACAACTGGGCGGCAGTTCCCATTACATTGACAAAACAAAATTCTCCTTCGGGAACCGCTTCATTCAACTATGTTCAGAATGGATTGCAGATTATTTTCACAAACACTTCTCTAACAGGAAATACATATCTCTGGAATTTTGGCGATGGAAACTGGGATACAACTTACAGCCCCATTCATACTTATTCCGCCATTGGGACATACACGGTTACGCTTGTTTCACTCAATCAATGCTACACGCTCACTTCGCAAGTTGTTGCACTAACTGGCATAAATGAATATTCACAGCAGGGTTTGAATTTGCGTATTTACCAAAACCCTATTACAGAAAATTCATTCATCACTTATTACCTGCCCGAAAAAACTTTTGTGAAGGTCAGCATTTCAGATGTTCTCGGAAAAGAAATTGCAGTTCTCTTAAATGAATTTCAGCAGATGGAACTACAAAAATATTCTTTGAAAAATATTTCTCTTACTAAAGGAATTTATTTCCTCAATCTCATAACTGAAAATAGAAATACTTCAGTTAAGTTTGTAGTTATTCGTTAG